Proteins encoded by one window of Salvia splendens isolate huo1 chromosome 7, SspV2, whole genome shotgun sequence:
- the LOC121810293 gene encoding protein FAR1-RELATED SEQUENCE 5-like, translating to MENGVIEFDVGLGGGDDGIDIEPSNDDVDMPDGSSNDANSLGSGSGETSFSVGVYIPEGDHDLEPCEGMEFESEEAAKAFYNSYARRVGFSTRVSSSRRSRKDGAIIQRSFVCAKEGFRNLNEKRTMDREIKRPRTVTRVGCKASLSVKIQESGKWLVSGFVKEHNHDLVPPDQVHCLRSHRQISGPAKTLIDTLQAAGMGPRRIMSVLIKEYGGISRVGFTEVDCRNYMRNSRQRNMEGDIQLLLDYLKQKQSENLNFFYAVQGDEDQYTGNVFWADPKSRSDYSHFGDTVTFDTTYRSNRYRLPFAPFTGLNHHGQPVLFGCAFLMNESEASFVWLFKTWLEAISGRSPVSITTEHDGVIRSAITQVFPNTRHRFCKWHMFKQCQEKLSHVLLQHPQFEAAFYKSVNLSESTDEFESCWHSLADKYDLRDHKWLQAIYEDRKQWVPVYLRDTFFAEMSVTQRSDSMNSYFDGYVNASTNLNQFFKLYEKALESRHEKEVKADFDTMNASPVLKTPSPMEKQVSEFYTRKIFARFQEELVSTLTFMALKVDDDEEVISYQVSKYGEEHRAYHVKFNVLEMRATCSCQMFEFSGLLCRHVLAVFRVTNVLTLPSHYILKRWTRNAKSSVTLEERVSDPYQSYLESHTVRYNTLRHEAFKFVEEGAESIDSYNVAMAALAEASNKVALGLKSEGKSSLTNDRMRDVSARIGFQANQCTAEVPGSSGQQLSEDDMDRKINELFVDLERANRKCEVYRTNLLSLMKDVEDHKQRLSVEVQNIKLSLKDSL from the exons ATGGAAAATGGGGTTATAGAATTTGATGTTGGTTTAGGCGGGGGAGATGATGGGATTGATATTGAGCCCTCGAATGATGACGTTGACATGCCTGATGGATCATCAAATGATGCTAATTCTCTCGGCAGTGGTAGTGGGGAGACCTCTTTTAGTGTTGGGGTTTACATTCCGGAGGGGGATCATGATCTTGAGCCGTGTGAGGGGATGGAATTCGAGTCGGAGGAGGCTGCGAAAGCGTTTTATAACTCGTATGCTAGGAGGGTTGGGTTTAGCACTCGTGTGAGCTCCTCGCGCCGCTCTAGGAAGGATGGTGCGATCATACAGCGGTCGTTTGTGTGTGCCAAGGAGGGGTTTAGGAATTTGAATGAGAAGAGGACTATGGATAGGGAGATCAAGAGGCCGAGGACTGTGACTCGTGTGGGGTGTAAGGCGTCCCTGTCTGTTAAGATACAGGAGTCGGGGAAGTGGTTGGTGTCGGGGTTTGTGAAGGAGCATAATCATGATCTGGTGCCGCCTGATCAGGTGCATTGCCTCCGTTCCCATCGCCAAATCTCTGGCCCTGCAAAGACTTTGATCGACACGTTGCAGGCTGCTGGGATGGGACCGCGTAGGATAATGTCTGTGCTCATTAAGGAGTATGGCGGGATTAGTAGAGTCGGGTTCACAGAGGTGGATTGTAGGAATTATATGAGAAACAGTAGGCAGAGGAATATGGAGGGTGATATTCAGCTGCTTTTGGATTATTTGAAACAGAAGCAGTCTGAGAATCTTAACTTTTTCTATGCAGTGCAGGGGGATGAGGATCAGTACACCGGTAACGTGTTTTGGGCTGATCCAAAGTCGCGATCTGACTACAGCCATTTCGGAGATACTGTTACGTTTGACACCACGTACAGGTCAAATAGGTATAGATTACCTTTTGCGCCCTTCACGGGGCTGAATCACCATGGACAGCCTGTCCTGTTTGGTTGTGCCTTCCTAATGAATGAATCAGAGGCTTCCTTTGTGTGGTTATTCAAAACTTGGCTGGAGGCTATTTCTGGCCGCTCTCCGGTATCAATCACCACAGAGCATGATGGTGTGATTCGCTCCGCCATCACACAGGTCTTCCCCAACACTCGCCACCGGTTCTGCAAATGGCATATGTTCAAGCAATGCCAGGAGAAGTTGTCTCATGTGTTGCTACAGCATCCTCAGTTCGAAGCTGCTTTCTACAAGTCTGTGAACTTGTCTGAAAGCACCGATGAATTTGAATCGTGCTGGCATTCCCTTGCGGATAAGTATGACCTCAGAGATCATAAGTGGCTTCAAGCCATCTATGAGGATCGGAAACAGTGGGTCCCTGTGTATCTACGCGATACTTTCTTTGCTGAAATGTCGGTCACTCAGAGAAGTGACAGTATGAATTCTTACTTTGATGGGTATGTGAATGCATCAACCAATTTGAATCAGTTCtttaagttgtatgaaaagGCGTTAGAGAGCCGCCATGAGAAAGAAGTTAAGGCGGATTTTGATACTATGAATGCATCGCCTGTTCTGAAAACTCCTTCCCCAATGGAGAAACAGGTGTCTGAATTTTACACGAGAAAAATATTCGCAAGATTCCAAGAGGAGTTGGTTAGTACTCTCACTTTTATGGCATTGAAAGTGGATGATGACGAAGAAGTAATAAGTTATCAAGTATCAAAATATGGGGAAGAACACAGAGCGTATCACGTGAAGTTCAATGTTCTTGAAATGAGAGCTACTTGTAGCTGCCAGATGTTTGAGTTCTCGGGACTTCTTTGCAGACATGTATTGGCTGTTTTCAGAGTGACTAACGTACTGACGCTTCCATCTCATTACATCTTAAAGAGATGGACAAGAAACGCGAAGAGTAGTGTTACACTGGAAGAACGAGTCAGTGACCCATACCAGAGTTATTTGGAATCCCACACTGTTAGATATAACACACTTCGGCATGAGGCCTTCAAATTTGTGGAGGAAGGAGCAGAGTCCATAGATTCCTATAATGTCGCTATGGCTGCTTTGGCAGAGGCTTCAAACAAAGTTGCTCTTGGGTTAAAGAGTGAGGGGAAGTCATCTTTGACCAATGATCGAATGAGGGATGTCTCAGCACGGATTGGATTTCAGGCGAATCAATGCACTGCAGAAGTGCCAGGGAGCTCGGGCCAACAACTGTCTGAG GATGACATGGATCGGAAGATTAACGAGCTCTTTGTGGATCTGGAGCGTGCCAACCGCAAGTGTGAAGTATACCGCACAAATCTCCTCTCGCTTATGAAGGATGTAGAGGACCATAAGCAGCGTTTATCCGTTGAAGTCCAAAACATAAAGCTGAGCTTGAAAGATAGCCTATAA